The Juglans microcarpa x Juglans regia isolate MS1-56 chromosome 2S, Jm3101_v1.0, whole genome shotgun sequence genome has a window encoding:
- the LOC121251908 gene encoding putative ABC transporter B family member 8 has protein sequence MSSPEKNELEKGVMRRKEKVSVAVLFRYADWVDILLMFSGTIGAIGDGMSTNCLLVFASRIMNSLGYGKTQQNRGKFMDEVEMCSLYFVYLGLAVMVVAFMEGYCWSKTSERQVLKIRYKYLEAVLRQEVGFFDSQEATTSEIINSISKDTSLIQEVLSEKVPIFLMHSSVFLSGLGFATYFSWRLSLVAFPTLLLLIIPGLIYGKYLLYLSKKSYKEYSKANTIIEQALSSIKTVYSFTAERIIVEKYSSTLDKTTRLGIKQGIAKGLAIGSTGLSFSIWAFLAWYGSHLVMYKGESGGRIYAAGISFILSGLSLGMALPDLKYFTEASVAATRIFDRINRVPLIDGENTKGVVLERIRGELEFEHVKFTYPSRPDSVVLKDFNLKVEAGKTVALVGASGSGKSTAIALVQRFYDADEGEVRLDGVDIKSLQLKWIRGKMGLVSQEHALFGTSIKENIMFGKLDATMEEVTAAAMAANAHNFIRQLPEGYETKVGERGALLSGGQKQRIAIARAIIKNPAILLLDEATSALDSESEALVQNALDQASMGRTTLVVAHKLSTVRNADLIAVVGGGCIIEIGSHNGLINRQNGHYAKLAKLQRQFSCDDQEQSSEVRVSSVARSSASRLSTARSSPSLFPKSPLSVDDPPPISHPPPSFFRLLSLNAPEWKHGLIGSLSAIAFGAVQPVYALTIGGMIAAFFAQSHEEMRARIRTYSLILSSLTLVSLTMNLLQHYNFAYMGEKLTKRIRLRMLEKILSFETAWFDEEQNTSGALCSRLSNEASMVKSLVADRVSLIVQTTSAVSIAMIMGLVVAWRLALVMIAVQPLTILCFYTRKVLLSSISTNFVKAQNQSTQIAVEAVYNHRIVTSFGSVGKVLQLFEEAQEEPRKEAQKKSWLAGIGIGSAQCLTFMSWALDFWYGGTLVEKGVISAGDVFKTFFILVSTGKVIAEAGSMTSDLAKGAAAVASVFKILDRQSLIQGSYINDGGDNRGTKLEKISGRIEMKKVDFAYPSRPECLVLRQFCLEVKPGMSIGLVGRSGCGKSTVIGLIQRFYDVERGSVKVDGVDIRELDIHWYRRHTALVSQEPVIYSGTIRDNIVFGKLDAPENEVVEAARAANAHEFISSLKEGYETECGERGVQLSGGQKQRIAIARAIIRNPTVLLLDEATSALDVQSEQLVQEALDRIMVGRTTIVVAHRLNTIKKLDSIAVVADGKVVEQGTYAQLKSKRGAFFSLASLQNLGPTCT, from the exons TGCAGTTTATACTTCGTGTACTTGGGATTAGCAGTAATGGTGGTGGCTTTTATGG AAGGTTATTGTTGGAGTAAAACAAGTGAGCGACAGGTGCTGAAAATTCGTTACAAGTATTTGGAAGCTGTTCTCAGACAAGAAGTTGGGTTTTTTGATTCACAAGAAGCAACTACTTCAGAGATCATCAATAGCATATCAAAAGATACTTCTCTCATACAAGAAGTTCTTAGTGAAAAG GTGCCCATATTTTTGATGCACTCGTCAGTGTTCTTGTCGGGCCTTGGATTCGCCACTTACTTCTCTTGGAGGCTGTCTTTAGTAGCTTTCCCAACTTTGCTCTTGCTTATTATACCTGGACTGATTTATGGaaaatatcttctctatttgtCCAAGAAGTCTTACAAGGAATACAGTAAAGCAAACACCATTATTGAGCAGGCTCTAAGCTCCATTAAAACAGTTTATTCATTCACTGCTGAAAGGATAATTGTTGAAAAATATTCGTCAACATTGGATAAAACCACAAGGCTGGGAATCAAGCAAGGCATTGCGAAAGGACTTGCCATTGGAAGTACAGGTCTTTCTTTCTCAATATGGGCTTTCCTAGCTTGGTATGGAAGTCATTTGGTTATGTACAAAGGTGAAAGTGGAGGAAGGATCTATGCGGCTGGAATTTCCTTCATATTAAGTGGACT ATCTCTTGGCATGGCACTTCCAGATTTGAAGTACTTCACAGAAGCCTCAGTAGCAGCTACACGAATATTTGATAGGATCAATCGGGTACCTTTAATTGACGGTGAAAATACAAAAGGAGTTGTATTGGAGAGAATTAGAGGAGAGCTAGAATTCGAGCATGTCAAATTCACATACCCTTCTCGTCCAGATTCAGTAGTTCTCAAAGATTTCAATCTTAAAGTTGAAGCTGGGAAAACTGTTGCTCTTGTTGGCGCCAGCGGAAGTGGCAAATCCACGGCAATTGCGTTAGTGCAAAGGTTTTATGATGCAGATGAGGGAGAAGTGCGTCTTGATGGGGTGGATATAAAGTCACTACAGTTGAAATGGATAAGAGGGAAAATGGGGCTTGTTAGTCAAGAACATGCACTCTTCGGGACATCAATAAAGGAAAACATAATGTTTGGGAAACTTGATGCTACCATGGAAGAAGTCACGGCTGCAGCCATGGCTGCAAATGCTCATAACTTCATTAGGCAGCTTCCTGAAGGATATGAGACCAAG GTTGGTGAAAGAGGAGCTTTATTATCAGGTGGACAGAAGCAGCGCATTGCTATTGCCAGAGCCATCATCAAGAACCCTGCCATTCTCCTGCTTGATGAAGCAACAAGTGCTCTTGACTCCGAATCAGAAGCATTGGTCCAAAATGCACTTGATCAAGCTTCTATGGGAAGAACCACCCTG GTGGTTGCCCACAAACTCTCTACAGTTCGAAATGCAGACCTCATTGCTGTCGTTGGTGGGGGTTGCATAATTGAAATAGGCTCCCATAACGGCCTCATCAATCGACAAAATGGTCACTATGCGAAACTGGCAAAACTACAGAGACAGTTCAGTTGCGATGATCAAGAACAAAGCTCTGAAGTTCGTGTTTCTTCAGTCGCAAGAAGCAGCGCCAGTCGGCTTAGCACCGCCAGATCAAGCCCGTCACTGTTCCCAAAATCACCACTGAGCGTCGATGACCCTCCTCCCATATCTCACCCCCCACCTTCCTTTTTCCGACTTCTCTCTTTGAATGCTCCAGAATGGAAGCATGGTCTTATTGGAAGTCTTTCAGCTATAGCTTTCGGGGCCGTCCAACCTGTCTATGCCCTGACCATAGGAGGCATGATAGCGGCATTCTTTGCACAAAGCCACGAAGAAATGCGTGCCAGAATCCGTACATATTCCCTAATTCTCTCTTCACTTACCTTGGTTTCTCTCACAATGAACCTCTTGCAGCACTATAATTTCGCTTACATGGGAGAGAAGCTGACAAAGAGAATCCGATTGAGAATGCTCGAGAAGATATTGAGTTTTGAAACAGCCTGGTTTGATGAAGAGCAGAACACTAGCGGGGCCTTATGTTCGAGATTAAGCAACGAGGCTTCCATGGTTAAATCTCTTGTCGCAGACAGAGTTTCTCTAATAGTCCAGACCACTTCCGCCGTATCCATTGCAATGATCATGGGGCTAGTTGTGGCTTGGAGGCTAGCACTCGTCATGATTGCAGTTCAACCTCTCACAATTCTATGCTTTTACACGCGTAAAGTTTTACTCTCCAGCATCTCAACTAACTTTGTCAAGGCACAAAACCAAAGTACTCAAATCGCCGTGGAAGCAGTCTACAATCATAGAATTGTGACTTCGTTTGGAAGTGTGGGGAAGGTTCTTCAATTGTTCGAAGAAGCTCAAGAGGAGCCCAGGAAGGAGGCCCAGAAGAAGTCATGGCTAGCTGGGATTGGCATAGGGTCGGCTCAGTGCTTGACATTCATGTCATGGGCTCTGGATTTTTGGTATGGAGGTACACTTGTGGAAAAGGGAGTCATATCTGCCGGGGATGTGTTCAAGACATTTTTCATATTGGTGAGCACCGGCAAGGTTATAGCAGAAGCAGGGAGCATGACTTCTGACTTAGCAAAGGGTGCTGCTGCGGTTGCATCCGTGTTCAAGATTCTTGACCGCCAGTCTCTCATTCAAGGTTCCTATATTAAT GACGGGGGTGACAATCGTGGAACTAAATTGGAGAAAATTAGTGGAAGGATagagatgaagaaggttgaTTTTGCATACCCAAGCCGTCCTGAGTGCTTAGTGTTGCGTCAATTCTGCCTGGAGGTGAAACCGGGCATGAGCATTGGACTTGTTGGGAGAAGTGGGTGTGGCAAATCAACAGTAATTGGATTGATCCAAAGGTTCTATGATGTTGAGAGGGGGTCAGTGAAAGTGGATGGGGTGGACATAAGGGAACTAGATATTCACTGGTACCGGAGGCACACTGCACTTGTTAGCCAAGAGCCAGTCATATATTCTGGCACCATTCGTGACAACATTGTATTCGGGAAGCTGGATGCACCGGAGAATGAGGTGGTGGAGGCTGCCAGAGCTGCCAATGCTCATGAGTTCATCTC ATCACTGAAAGAAGGGTATGAGACTGAATGTGGAGAAAGAGGAGTGCAATTGTCAGGAGGGCAAAAGCAAAGAATAGCAATAGCAAGAGCTATAATTCGGAACCCAACTGTTCTGCTACTAGATGAGGCAACAAGCGCTCTGGACGTGCAATCTGAGCAACTTGTTCAAGAAGCATTGGATAGAATCATGGTAGGGAGGACAACAATTGTGGTGGCACATAGGCTCAACACCATAAAAAAGCTCGATTCGATCGCGGTTGTAGCGGATGGGAAGGTGGTGGAGCAAGGAACCTACGCTCAACTGAAGAGCAAGCGTGGTGCCTTCTTCAGTCTCGCCAGCCTTCAAAATTTGGGTCCAACCTgcacttga
- the LOC121253541 gene encoding histidine-containing phosphotransfer protein 4-like yields the protein MQGFLNDQFVELEKLEDDRDNPAFVESMVNLFLSQTPDEITCIEQALEETPLDLVELNRCIYKFKGSIVSIGAKRVDAEIVKMLACLREDAIDIGGCCDLKIYLPSRMTLTPQKMKERPQAETRKKLDQSRR from the exons atgcagggtTTTCTTAATGATCAGTTCGTTGAATTGGAGAAATTGGAGGATGATCGGGACAACCCCGCCTTCGTCGAGAGTATGGTCAACTTGTTTCTCAGTCAGACCCCAGATGAAATAACTTGCATTGAACAAGCATT GGAGGAAACCCCGCTTGATCTCGTTGAGCTGAATAGGTGTATTTATAAGTTCAAAGGCAGTATTGTCag CATTGGTGCTAAGAGGGTGGACGCAGAAATTGTTAAAATGTTGGCTTGTTTGAGGGAAGATGCCATTGACATTGGAGG CTGTTGCGACCTAAAGATCTACCTTCCGAGTCGGATGACTCTAACTCCCCAAAAAATGAAGGAACGTCCACAAGCGGAGACAAGGAAGAAGTTGGATCAAAGCCGTCGGTAG
- the LOC121251910 gene encoding protein phosphatase 2C 77-like translates to MEEEQVERVDSVTEPDLASMSSGFSSILNTEDSRSTSSSGDISIMSNSSGDIPAILVPEISATMQAEPMLSLEGSTMAVTVRQKCVGKNNKGVSYGFTTEIGRRREMEDAMAIIPGFMSRTCDQVGGCTAPGSKTSCEISPVHFFGVYDGHGGSQVAKFCAERMHEMIAEEWDRETVDGYEWQRRWESAFTSGFERTDNEVSEAAAPEMVGSTAVVVVLSGCQIMASNCGDSRAILCRGTQTIPLTVDQKPDRPDELMRIEGEDGKVINWNGARVFGVLAMSRAIGDRYLRPWIIPVPETTFMARTDEDECLILASDGLWDVMTNEEVGEVARRLLRRRRRSTTTDEVSPAQFVANNLTEIAYGRNSSDNISIIVVDLKSKRKRQQRQ, encoded by the exons ATGGAGGAAGAGCAAGTCGAGCGAGTCGACTCGGTCACCGAGCCGGACCTGGCATCGATGAGCTCAGGCTTCTCTTCTATACTCAACACGGAAGACTCCAGGAGCACAAGTAGCTCGGGCGACATCTCCATCATGAGCAACAGCTCCGGTGACATTCCAGCGATTCTGGTGCCGGAGATTTCCGCGACGATGCAGGCGGAACCGATGCTGTCTTTGGAGGGTTCTACGATGGCGGTGACAGTGAGGCAAAAGTGCGTGGGGAAGAACAACAAGGGAGTGAGCTATGGGTTCACTACGGAGATCGGGAGGCggagggagatggaggatgCCATGGCCATCATACCAGGGTTCATGTCACGCACTTGCGATCAAGTCGGTGGTTGTACGGCCCCGGGCTCTAAAACCTCCTGCGAGATCTCGCCCGTCCATTTCTTCGGCGTATACGACGGCCATGGTGGCTCTCAG GTGGCTAAGTTTTGTGCAGAAAGAATGCATGAAATGATAGCAGAAGAGTGGGATCGGGAAACAGTTGACGGCTATGAATGGCAGAGGAGGTGGGAGTCAGCATTCACTAGTGGGTTTGAGAGGACTGACAATGAGGTCTCAGAGGCAGCTGCACCAGAAATGGTTGGATCAACTGCAGTTGTGGTTGTTCTATCCGGATGCCAGATTATGGCATCCAACTGTGGCGACTCAAGGGCAATTCTCTGTCGAGGGACTCAAACAATCCCCTTAACTGTCGATCAGAAG CCTGATAGACCAGACGAACTCATGAGAATTGAAGGAGAGGATGGGAAAGTCATAAACTGGAATGGTGCTAGGGTGTTTGGAGTCCTTGCTATGTCCAGAGCTATAG GTGATCGGTATTTAAGGCCGTGGATAATTCCAGTGCCTGAGACCACTTTCATGGCTAGGACAGATGAGGATGAGTGTTTGATTTTGGCTAGTGACGGGCTTTGGGATGTCATGACCAATGAGGAGGTTGGAGAGGTGGCTCGCCGTCTTCTAAGAAGGCGGCGCAGATCCACGACAACTGATGAGGTTTCTCCAGCACAATTTGTTGCTAATAATCTCACTGAGATAGCGTATGGAAGAAACAGTTCTGACAACATTTCCATCATCGTTGTTGACCTGAAATCAAAGAGAAAGCGCCAGCAACGGCAATGA